The following coding sequences lie in one Anguilla anguilla isolate fAngAng1 chromosome 14, fAngAng1.pri, whole genome shotgun sequence genomic window:
- the cdc26 gene encoding anaphase-promoting complex subunit CDC26 isoform X2 — protein sequence MLLQCRSRMLRRKPTRLELKLDDIEEFDSVKKELESRKKQRDEVDVVGVATSGEMGGATGGSNEGKTREQMINERIGYKPHPKPNTLPSLFGNLQF from the exons ATGTTGCTGCAGTGCAGATCGAGGATGCTGCGCCGCAAGCCGACCCGTCTGGAACTGAAGCTGGATGACATTGAGGAGTTTGACAGTGTGAAGAAGGAGCTGGAG AGCCGGAAGAAACAGAGGGACGAGGTGGATGTGGTGGGAGTGGCAACATCTGGGGAAATGGGAGGGGCGACGGGCGGCAGCAACGAGGGAAAGACCCGGGAGCAAATGATCAACGAGCGCATTGGCTACAagccccaccccaaacccaacACCTTGCCTTCCCTCTTCGGAAACCTGCAGTTTTAG
- the cdc26 gene encoding anaphase-promoting complex subunit CDC26 isoform X1: protein MPATFGVILVQWSEDRACMLLQCRSRMLRRKPTRLELKLDDIEEFDSVKKELESRKKQRDEVDVVGVATSGEMGGATGGSNEGKTREQMINERIGYKPHPKPNTLPSLFGNLQF, encoded by the exons ATGCCTGCAACGTTTGGAGTAATACTGGTTCA GTGGAGTGAGGACCGCGCCTGTATGTTGCTGCAGTGCAGATCGAGGATGCTGCGCCGCAAGCCGACCCGTCTGGAACTGAAGCTGGATGACATTGAGGAGTTTGACAGTGTGAAGAAGGAGCTGGAG AGCCGGAAGAAACAGAGGGACGAGGTGGATGTGGTGGGAGTGGCAACATCTGGGGAAATGGGAGGGGCGACGGGCGGCAGCAACGAGGGAAAGACCCGGGAGCAAATGATCAACGAGCGCATTGGCTACAagccccaccccaaacccaacACCTTGCCTTCCCTCTTCGGAAACCTGCAGTTTTAG
- the LOC118213022 gene encoding V-type proton ATPase subunit G 1-like produces MSEDGMQVRKCDRKSSVAPAAVILSLLQRLTHCCPVLLCGHVFVCLCVCTGKTRRLKQAKEEAHAEIEQHRMQREKEFKTREAAALGSHGNSAVEVDKETGDKMGHIQDSYQQNRGAVLGNLLKMVCDIKPEIHANYRTAG; encoded by the exons TGTGACCGAAAAAGCTCTGTTGCCCCAGCAGCTGTTATACTTAGCTTGTTGCAGAGGCTGACTCACTGCTGCCCTGTGCTTTTATGTGGACATGTGTTCGTGTGCCTTTGCGTGTGCACAGGTAAGACCCGCCGTCTGAAGCAGGCCAAGGAGGAGGCCCACGCTGAAATAGAGCAGCACCGCATGCAGAGGGAGAAGGAATTCAAAACCAGAGAGGCTGCG GCCCTGGGTTCCCATGGTAACTCTGCAGTGGAGGTGGACAAGGAAACGGGGGACAAGATGGGACACATCCAGGACAGCTACCAACAGAACCGCGGGGCCGTCCTGGGCAACCTGCTCAAGATGGTGTGTGACATCAAGCCGGAGATCCACGCCAATTACCGCACGGCTGGATAa
- the slc31a1 gene encoding high affinity copper uptake protein 1, with product MAEHHHVHHEHMGTMAPAMAPATTMSHGGDHGDHGNAGGGDGVHHMMMQMTFYFGCKNVELLFAGLVINTPGEMVGACIAVFLMAALYEGLKIGREYLLRRNQVNVRYNSMPIPGSDGTVLMETHKTVGQRMLSLAHLLQTVLHIIQVVISYFLMLIFMTYNGYLCIAVAAGAGVGYFLFSWKKAVVVDITEHCH from the exons ATGGCTGAACACCACCACGTTCACCACGAGCACATGGGAACCATGGCTCCCGCCATGGCTCCCGCCACGACTATGTCCCACGGAGGCGACCACGGGGACCATGGCAACGCTGGCGGCGGTGACGGCGTCCATCACATGATGATG CAAATGACCTTCTACTTCGGCTGCAAGAATGTGGAGCTGCTGTTTGCTGGGCTGGTCATCAACACACCAGGag AGATGGTTGGCGCCTGCATTGCGGTGTTCCTGATGGCGGCGCTGTACGAGGGGCTGAAGATCGGGCGGGAGTACCTGCTCAGGAGGAACCAGGTCAACGTGCGCTATAACTCCATGCCCATCCCCGGCTCGGACGGCACTGTGCTGATGGAGACCCACAAGACCGTCGG CCAGCGGATGCTGAGTCTTGCTCACCTGTTGCAGACGGTGCTGCACATCATCCAGGTGGTGATCAGCTACTTCCTCATGCTCATCTTCATGACCTACAACGGCTACCTGTGCATCGCCGTGGCAGCCGGCGCGGGCGTCGGCTACTTCCTGTTCAGCTGGAAAAAGGCTGTGGTGGTGGACATCACCGAGCACTGTCACTGA